GGCCTCGGGAACTAAACAAGGcacactgacatcacacagacatCAAACATAACGGGTCTATGATGCTAGAGGCAAATATTGCAAATCACATTACAATAAAGGAGATCCAATGAGAACACACGATCAAGTGTGTGACCCTGCACATGCATAAGGCCATTAACTGACTGAACTAGTCAACCAGGTGTAAAAATTCTTTAACCAATGGCTTAGCGGGGCAACAGATATGATATTAAAATCACCAAAAATCAAAATTCTATAAGATCTGGACATGACTGAAGACAAAATAATCAGAGAAATCCGAAATACTAGCTTGTTCAATTAGGAAGTCTGTACACAAGGAGACAAATCACCAGATATGATAGTTCCAGTTTAAACAGTCGCATTTCGAAACTACAGTACCAGCAGTCCTGAGGGAGctgaaaacaagaccaggtcaaaaacCTAGTAaatggctggacctctccggccgaccaatggtgtaacttcataactcggccgactaATGGTGAAACTTCATCTCTCAGTCACTCAGACAGTCagagacattcacgtttgtagggctgaccccactgttgcagtccagccaaaaatagtcAGTAGGAGAAGGTTTAGAAAGTGGGCTCAAACATTGAACCAGCTCAAAGTCATAAAGAGAAAGTCCAAATCATgggaaacaaagaaataatCATTCAGAATAAATTTCAGAACATCAGaattacagaaaaacacacattaacaaCTTGATTATAATCAACGATTAGAAGAAGCTTAGCAAAAGGTAGGCACAGTTTATTTAGTCTCTACAAAACAGTCACCTGGATTCTGCATGGTGGCCCACATTTGCTGAATAGCAGAATAAAGCAGGAGGATTAGACAGGAGTAAGGTAGAGTCTTCAGTCAAATGAATCCTGTCACTGTTTCAATACAGTGCTTCGACATACCGCCTTAAACATGCAATATTTCAATTATTAAATATGGAGCCTCTTCTAAGAATGAAAATACATTGTTAGGTTTTAGACATGCAGGCTGAATGTACTGATTCCAGCCTTCATGGtagcctgcctgcctgtctgcctgaaAGAGCATATCTGCCCAGTAGAACCTAAGGGCAACCCCCAATCCCAATAGGGAAATAAGCTGAGAGAaccaggggagggggcgggggaaaaCAAAGTCATCAAACAGCAATCAATGGAGTGCTAAGGTAAATTTTAAGCTTGTGCCTGATAATTGTTTTTCAGGATGACAAATTGCTTACTGtgagcactgcacacagaaaggagCGCCACACAGAACTGATAGTTCTTATACGTAGTTTTATATTGCGTCATTTTTTGCACTGTGACACAAGAATGCCTCTGTCTCAGGAACAAGGCATACCTCAGTTAAGTACAAAAAGTCCTTCAAGTAATGgtgttttaaaagaaactgtTAAATCTGTGTCTGTACTTATACAATAACAGGGTTacttgttatatttattttttacacaattttgACTGACTCTTTTAGGTAGTGAAAAGAATGGAACTGAAACAGTGTTGAACACAAAATATTGGATGCCTGCCTAGCACTTCTTCCACCTGCTTTTGCATATTTCAAATTGCAAGAACTTACCTGTCAATCAGGTGCGGAGGTGGGAGGTCTGAGCAGTGCTGTTCCCTATCACCCTTGTGGTCACAGTCCAGGTCTGTTTCCTTTTCACTCCTGTCCAGAAATCAGAGTTGAATTCAATGAAAAGTTGGGAAAATATCTCAGTACCATTTTGTCCTTCTGCCTTTGTGAATGAAGactggtgggggcgggggggtaatCTAACCAAGTTTTAAGCTGGTCCAACTGGTCTAAAGGTCAAGTTGGCAACAAGATCGTTGAGATAGCGTCCATGCTGGAAAACCAGTCATCAAGTTTTGTACAGACATTTTGATCATCACCAAATTCCAACTGGAGCCAACACTGGTTCCAGCTAGATTCCATCACCAAAATCTCATAGGAAGGTCTTCCAGGGATTATTTACCTAAATACAATGGCCAAATGTTTTTGATAAATGACTTGTGTATTCTCAGGATTGAAAAAATTGCATTCACATAGATacaggagaggacagagaggaaaaaagctCAGCAACTCTTTCAGTGATAAAGTCCTGCGACCGCTTTTAActaaaaatgccattttaatgCACTGTATCTTCTAACTTAAAACAGCAAGCTCTGCAAATCTTAATTGGACCAAATTTCACATTTAGCAAAGCAAATCATTTTTCTCATAAACTACAGTTAAAATTACAATATTTGAACACAAGACCTCCTTGCCTTGGAAATATGGTCagtagtaaataaaatattgctaCTTTTTacttcaattcatttttactgcatATTGCAGATATCAGTCCATTGACCTAGCACAGCAGCAGTTCAGCCATAGAATCATCCCAGAACAACAGAACAGTGATTCACACGTGATTCACAAGCCACTGAAGAATGAAAACATTGGTTTACCCAACGTGGAAACTACTCACAAAATGTGCATTCAGTACAGCATAATAAATGGATAAGAAAACCAGTCTTACACAAATCAACCATAaattttagaccagcagatggTAAATTATGTGAACACAGGCAGATTTGCAATCAGATGCAAGCTGTGCAGAGGCAATAGCttttaatgaaaagaaagtGAGAGGGCTAAATATCAAATGTGAAATCCACTGAACCACAATGCACAAGTTATTGATGAGAGCAGTGCTGGGAGTAGAATAGTTTCTGTAATTGAGTTCCAGTATTTATGCAATAAATGAAGCACTCCTGAGTTGTCTCCTGAGGAATGCACTTGATCAGGTCTAGCTATCAATGCCGGTTTGGATTTTGCTCAGAGGTACCATCAATACTGCCGGAGAAAAGCAAAGAAGCTGTAAGGCTAGGAACAGAAAAGCTGGAATCTGGCCTGAGCTGAAGGGGCTCTGCCCCTGATCATTTGGCACAATTTGTACCATAGACTCTGCCTCTCAAGAGTTTCTCTGAAATAAATTACTATCGAGTTTCTTGGGCAAACTGCTAgcatgagaaatgcattgtgaaAAGATGCTTAATTGACAAGGCACTCAGAGAGTGGGAAAAAGGCACCATTGGATATCATATGAGATCATTGGAACAGGAACAGACATGTCACACTGTGCATTGAGATCATTTTTCAGCCTTTTTCTAGTTGGTTGGGATATTTTTGCCTGCTCTTTCTTCTATTCTTTTTTAATACCacgtctggtaatgggtacataGGTACATAGGTGGACTTACGTCTACCACATTTAGTActttgctgggtttttttttcaagctaTACTGAGCTCACTCCTCTGGTCCCTGAAGTCTGTGTACTGCTGCCTCCTTTCCCTCAAGCGGCCTGGCAGTACAGTGTTGCCTCGGCCAACCAAGAACGAACACGCCTTCTCGGCTTCATGCATGCCAGAAAAATGCTTCTATTCAAGAATCCCACTGGCTACATCCCTggacacatactacacacatcAGAATCAATTACCTTCTCTAAGAACCATGGAATATACAGAATTTTCCTCAGTGCTCTGCACCACTTCCTTACAAGTATGAAATGCCCTTGATTTGAGTTCCATGTGGGATCAGTTTCTTTTTGTCATCTGTGTACAACACGAGCTCAAGAGCAACACTCGCTCAAAACCCACTCTAGCCATAGCTCTATCAATCATGTTATTTTACTGTCTGAGCAACACAGAAGAGTGGGCTTTTTCAATAACTTCATCCCTTGGCAAGCTATTTATACAGGCTGTCCTGGACAGGAGGCACTGCGGCACACTTCTCACGTCCACACATAAACCTAAAGGACCTACGCTAACATATTGTTCAACACACGTGTATTCCTAAGTTGACAAATTCAAGAGTAGACTACAGCATCCCAGTTAATAGATGgactcctaaattatttttccagttaataCACAttaattttcaggagcaaatgctcctaaaatgggagcactgtacaGTCCTGAATCAGTGAACCTAGTATTTAAATGAACGTCCTGAAGAGGGGGCCCACATATGTTAGCTTCTGTTGCTCTGAAGCACTGATAACATGTGGCGGAAATCACACAAGAACGGTCCCCAGAAAGATCATGCGTGAACCTCAGCACAAGAATATTTAGCTGTTTTCCGGATATAAAATGATGCTAAACATGGCACACAAGTTTCAGGAGGTTACACACCAAGGGACCACAGTCAAAATAGCTGCCATGACTCTTCGAGgctacttttttttccagatgctATGGTGGCTTTGATCTGAAATCTCCACCTCTACTTTCAGAATGCctggctctctgtctgtgcagagTATGGCATGGGATAAAAGCCCCATGCTGCTATGTGTGAAGCCAGGGCTTTTTTAATATAGTGAGGCTTTGGTTGGCCCTTCACCTTGACTTCCACAACATGTGCACAATGTGAGTGGGGCTCACCCTTAGCCATGAGACTGCGTGTCATAGCAGGGTGCCCCTCTTAGCCTCTTCAAAGGCTGCTGCAGGTGGGGGGCTCTGCTGTGAACAGGAAGCAATCCCACACAGGTTCCTGTAACCACGCTGTACTGCATTTTATCAGGTACGCACGCCTACTATGTGGCTTCCGGAAGCAAAAACAACTTCACTGAGGCTTTTGATGTGCAGCCTATGAAGATAAAAGTGGCTTTATAGAAtaagaaagaaagcaacagAACCTGTTTCCCATATCCATACATTTCCTCAAGTTCTAATTCCatgtgcagttatttttttgttttggggagggggggggggggggtgggggggggtgggggggggagttgtttGTGTGCTGTCGACAGTGTACCTGGTAGTGATGTCTGTGTCCGTGAGTCCCGGTGGTGCAAGTGACTCCCCAAGTCCAGCAGCAATGAGTAAATTCTTGGGGTCCACCTGGTAGTCACTATCCTGGTCTTCAGTGGGAATCTCCTCAGCAACTGCAGATGGACAAGTCAGGAGGGGCAGTTACCACTTGAAATGCCTCAAGAGTGCTCTTCAGAACTTGAGGAAACTGCGTTAAGATATTAAGCCAAATTATGAAAGAACAGTCATTAACCTGATCACTTAATGCAGGCACTTCAGTTTGCCAGAGTGGTCCTAAAACAATTCTTATCACATTAAGCCATTATCAGATTATGCTATTATCAAATCTTCCTACAAATCCCTGATTGCTCAACTAGCAGCAAGTCTTGGAAAAGCTGAAGGGCGACACACATGAGTACACACATGTGAAACATGAGACAGCTACACCCTGTGGATGCCATTACTTGGGCCATGGGTCGAATGACTTCCCTGCTTGCAGACAGATTAGGAAAGAGGTTGGCTACTTTCCTTATTGCATCTCTCCCTGTAATATCCCCCACATGTATTCACCGATGGAGTCCTAGGACGAACGCCATACTGTACTTGAAACCACAAGATCTGATCCAATCACATTTCCAAAGATCCCCCCAATacacattcacgcacgcacgcacgcacgcgcgcacgcacacacgtttTCTGTGACCTTTATTCTAAATGTTTTCAGATCTACAGCCAAATGTTTAATGTATGCAGTAATATTTTCTACCAGTGCAATAAAAAAGGATGCTTTCAGTCATTCCAAAGAAACACGTGCTAAATAGCGCTTACAATCTGCATGCATTTCCTGAAACCTGCTGAAATGAAGCCAACTTGCCTCACTCAATGAGGGGGCATAACAGcagtgaatttgaaaaaaccATACCGTTCACACCAGTGTGCTATCAGAGCATGCCCCATTATGTATCTTCTTCATGGTCCATGTTACAATAGTATATGTCCAAGtgatgtttctttaaaaaaagatccatccagtttttttgttgcctttaCCGTCTGAAAAATGGGATGCCAAAAATCAGGTCTGCAGGAAGTGCCTCTCCGCCAGCCGTAACCCATGGGGTTTGGTCCTAAGAGGATTCCACACAATGGCTGTCTCCACAGCCTCAGCGAGTGTCAGCTGTTACTGTGCCACAGGGTGAGAGAACATCTAGACCTCAAATCTGGGAAGCTCAGGTCAAACCTCCTCTGGGAACAAACCAAGCATCTAATATTCATCCCCACTACACTCTCCAAACAGATGTGATGCCTTCCGGCAGAAAAAGACTGCAAAaatgtctcacacacacacacacacacactagcacatacgtatatacacacatgtatatatgaGATTAAAGTGTGGACTCTCAGCTATAATGTGTGtaccatgtaggaattgcagccctttttatgcatagtcccccTATTTTGGGGAACCAAAAGTAAGTAGGCAATAGACTGCTCTGTTCTTTCTTGGCAAACTGTGTGTTGtggcatcattagttcatgcacaagaaagctaagaGTTGATTATAGGTGTAGACATTGCATTTGGAGTTGCTGtagtctctcaacatgaggaccaaagtaAGTGCCAATGGCAGTAAAACAGGCCATTATGTGCATCTGAATAAATCCAAAATATCGgttgtgtcaaaatcaactgtttggtacattgttaagaagcaagaatgcactgtacccagcaatagcaaacaagcTGGTAGACCACGAAAGACCAGTAGTGGATACTTTACTGTAGAATACTTTAAATTATGAACATAAACAAACCCTTTGCAattgaacagatcaagaacactctccaggatgtatgCATAGATGTttcaaagactaaaataaagggAATACTACActagcataacctcagagggtgcACTGCAAGATCCAAACCTCAGAGGGTAAGCcgcaagaacagaatggccaggttagagtttgctagaaaatacattcaaaaactAGAGCTCTGGAACAAACTCTCATGGACACAGGAGATTACTATTAACCAAagtgtaccaaagtgatggaaacagtgaagtgtggagaaagaaagaaaattattatttaaattcctAAATTACCTTTGCACCATAACCAAAACAGTTTTTCATGTGAAAGTTATATTCCGGACATGCTAATATTATACTAGCAAAATAGGCTTTTCACCTTTTTCACTGCTGACATTCTGGATGCATTATAGCCTATGCTAATGTATAATTGACCATTCTTATTTTAATTCCTAAATTACATTTCTACAAGTTTGTCTTTCTAGACCATGTACAATTTCTTAAAgcgtgtttttaaataaataaaaagattttacatGCTCCTCAGAGTGATTGTCACACCTCCTTTGCCTTTCTCAAAAGCCACGGAAAAGCATACGGACATGAGTTTAATGTTTGTTATTTGAaacacaacttttaaaaattccaGTTATGAATGGttgaaagaacaaacaaaaagcttttAGGTTTTGTGAATAAGGCTCAGTGTTTACTTCCTAAAGGGATTACACCTGCACATTTCACTTTGgaataacataagtaattttctGGAGCCTACCCCATAGTATTTGCAAGCGTGAATAGGCGGACTAGCAACAGCAGCTGTCCCTTTGGACCGCGAGGCTAAAAGCATCACCCTTCCTCCCAGcttaaaattcattcattttgtggaTCTCAAATCCAATTCATTTTCAGGACATTTCACttcatttgattacaaatctaaaactatggagtacagagccaaatatgGTCCcgaacattatgaagctcactgtgtgtgtgtgtgtgtgtatgtataaatatatatatatatatggctctgtactccacaatcttacatttgaagtaaaataattaatgtgGTTGCAGTGCAGTTCctcaacttttattaaagggtattttaatacattttgtaccatgtagaaattaaatCACTTTTCATACACagtccctccatttcagggtacAGTACCATTACATCTGGGATGGAaagcttcacaggtgtttctgaatagtcaggtgtgttcagctGCTTCTTTAGTGCCAGTATAAGATAGCtttcagtgagctccataatgttctTAAGAATTCATGGTCAATaattgaagaaaatgaattaatacaGTGTGATCATAATGAAATCATCAATGAATGCTCTGTGGGTATAGTATAAAAGAATCAAGCCCTTCCTAGctggaaagcatttttttatcaCTGGCAATTACACAGGATTTCCCCATCATTGTCCAGTAACAAACAATACCAGCAAGATGTGGAAAAACACCAAGCTATTTAATGgagcacacacagtacaacagAGACATCTACTGGTGGACCAGTGCTTGACATTAATGGTTAGAActcaaaaaattgttttttatgttgGTAAATTAAGAATTATTGATGACTCTTTGACTCTGTACACTCTGTCTGCTTCAACATTCAGGCACTTTTAACTTACagccaaatataaatacagacagagacaaagaaatgtaaaaatatatcaaaCTGCTCCTTAATGATGTTTaatattaattgattaattggtGTATATGCATACCTTTATGgccaattttcttttctttataaaAGAGCCAAAGATGCTGACTTCTATCGCTACTTTATTCCACTATATAAAAATTCCAAGTGAAAAAAGCgtagtgtttttttatgtacttACAGCATACTAAGGAGCCAACAGTGCCATTTTCATAATTGTCAGAGGTAATTGTGCTCTGTGGGTGCTGGCCATCTTCTCCAGATACCTAAGCAAAGCGCACCATGTTGAGTTTGGGTTTAGACAATCATTAGGAAGTGCACAGAGAGTGTGATCTGGACATGAAAAAAGTCAAACTGATATTGTATGTCGTTGTAACTAGTTAAGGTATCAAAATAGATATAAGTAAATAACTgttcactttttatttaatttcttgtcTGTCTAACTTGATGAAACAGCAAATCTCTGAACTGTTGTAAGAACACAAAGCCGGTCTCTGCTAAGGTGTCATTTTGTGGTGTATGTAGGGTATGGTGCacaaggtatgtgtgtgtaaacacagtCAAACTTCAACACGAAATCAACTTTGAAATAGAGTGCTTTAAATTCTAAGAGTATTTGTTCCCTATTGGACTCAAACAAACTTTTCCAATAATTCTGAATTTCAGAAAAGCTTTTATTGACTTCCAAGAGGCAAGAATTTATTTGATACCACAGAAAACTGTACCTACCACCTCAGGTATGCCTTCAGACCTCTGCATTGGCCCCTGGGGTTTATCTTCTGGGATTTCTGAAAGACAATCAATGATCACATAAGGTTTTATTGCATGCCAAGTTTTTCTTGCTTGAATCAGGTGTTTCTCTAAACGTAGTATCTCTTACTTTTACTTCTGCAAACTAGTtgtttatgcaaatatatacTGACTGCCATCTGTACACCTGTACATGAATAGTAAATAGTACTTGCTACTAGGATTTGTTAATGTTTCAATTTTAAGGTGTATACAGCCACCCAGCTGAACATAGGTGAGAGCTGGAGAAATACAATGATTCACCTACAAAGTACTATTCCAGAAGAATCAGTAATTCTGACCATGGTAGTACTATTGAAGCAAACAGCAACTGCACTGTATCACAATCATACCTGTTAGCATTTCATCGTAGATATCTAACATAATCTTGTGGTGCGCTGGACTGTCAACACCACAAACCTCAATCCCCTtcatgatgacatcactgtgtaAAGGCCACCACTGTCCTGGCCCTTCCtggtaaaattaaatatttggaaaaataaagaaaagaaaataagacaGGAAAGTGTAATCACAGCAAGCAAGTGTGATAACTGTATGTTGCTTCTTCTGAGTCTAAACACAAGTAGCTGCACTGGGGTCAAACTGTAAGGACATAGACTCTTCAAGGAGCTTACAGCACCTGAGTCCGATGCTGTACAGCACTCAAAGGGATGCATACGGAACCCAGAAGCACATCCCATATCAGTCGTTTGTCCCACACCTCCACAAAGATGCTTTTTTCCAGGTcattaatttcactgtaaaGGGACATGAAAGGTTACCTCTGTTCAGTGTGGCCCATTTTAATCAATTGTGAGAATAGTTTTTTGAAATTGCATCTCAAATTATAGATCTGCCACTTATTCCCTCACCtctaaatgaaaacaatttatttttatacatttgtgtttttatatttacttaAGGTGAGTAGCCATTATAGTATAAGTGGAACAAAATTTGTGTGATTCTCTATAagataatattatttatttacttatgttTGGGGTTGGAACTGTTCTCAGCTTTTCCTGATGTAGCATTATCATGCCAGCTGTGCGTACATATCCAGAAAACTATGCCTGACTTGTTTGCATGTGTaggtgcatgagtgtgtgtgtgcgttcgcgCGTACATGTGTGTAGTTTCTCTGAAGTGCACACAGGTTTCGGAGGATATACTTACAGTATGTAATTCTGTTCCCAAGATGGTTCATTGCCTCTTAGTGGTACTGTAGTAGTCTTTAAATTCCTGACTTTTACTGTCACATATGCATTGAATTCGtctaagaagaaaaaatgaatttaatcataTATTAAATTCATCAGCATTTTGATTCCAATTGACTGGCTCCAAACACTACACATGCAAATCTGCATTTCTGAAGATGCCTACAAGCTGTTGCTCAATACTTGCTTTGTCATTATTGAACTGTTTGATGCTACACACAATGAAGCAATCTGTGGACAAGCTGACTTTATAGGAGCGCCAACTGTCTATGtcccctctttctctatctGAAATTTGTGCACTTCTTCATATTCTCATGCCACAGTAAggggtttcctttttttggtttgagtGATTTATGACAGTCATCACAAAAAATATGCTCAGCAACCACTTGGAGCAGCTACTTCAATACTGTGAGGGTTCCCAACTCTCCTGGTCTGGCCATGAATCTCCTGGCATCAGCATCGATCTTCAAGTGACAACTGCAAGCCATCTGGGAATACTTTCATACGTTGGCAAAATAAAGGAATAATGGATGCACATAATACATGGAGATGTTAACTCCTTGCTAGAATGTACCTACATTAATCTTACTGCAATTTTATTCCCTTCAGGCTAAGTTTTTTTGTTCATAGCACCTCCACCCGAATTTCTCAAAAGTGTACCTTCATTATTTGTTTCACTGCAACCAGACACCTAAAACATGGGCTAGTGGCTACAGTTCAGAAAAGACACATTTCTGCCGTTTCATTTTATATAAAGTTGAAAAAAGACAAGTACTGATAACGCACCCACAACCCAAAAAGTAACATGTAAGAATACATCCATGACACTATCAAATGAGTGTGGGGTTTGTTATGCTTATATAATACTGTACTCTTgaatcacagcacacagaaacacttgTTATATTGCAGGTTCAACTAAACTGGTAATGAAATGATTCATGACCCTCTCTCTAAGACTGGGACACTGTATTGATCTACAGTACCTGCGGTTTTCATATCTTGCCTAAGTATTGTAATTGCATGACTACACTGATGTGATTGATTTTGAGAGATGGGTAATTAACTGATGACACAACAGATGTTTAATAGTGaatgatttttgttgttggtatgctctatttgaaataatttctttatttaatatataataaatattcacTTTATGCATGATTACAAATAAGGCATTAAGTAAAAATGCTTCTATTTGCtgcaattattcatttttacaattcatATAAAATACTATCATTAAATAAGCATCTGCGCATGGATGCCTTTCAAACAAAATTCTATAAATTGCAGTCACATGTTCTGCTCTTAACGATACACAGCTTTTGCATTAAAATCACCCTTTACATGATAGATATTTACGACcattaaaattctgaaatactTCCTTTAACAAAAGCTAACTTATTGTAATCATAGAGCGTGCATTTTGAGCTGTGAACTTAATATGCAATATCTCATTCATATCCTGCAGATCTACGATatgaagaaaaactgaaatagccCTTATACACAGCATGATTTTGTCAACTGGGAACCATGTGGAGTTAAAACTCACCGGGTGGGCCGTGCAGTTCTCCCCTTTTgactgtacaaaaaaatacatatattagGACCAAAAATACCATGGTTTTGACTAACAAGTGAATCAAATCACACCAATGTGACCTGTTAAATGTAGAAATGACATGACAACACGTGTCTGTAAAaggcctgcaatgtaatgtatctTCCCATTGTAATTATATACCGTTAAAATATTcaacagtaaaatgtattgctgaaCAAGATTTCAATTTACATAGATTTGTGTCAGAACAAGAACTTCGACTTTGAAAAAAGGAACGCTTGTTATTACAAAATGCTTCATACAGACTTATATAAAAAAGCGAACATAGTCAGAATTTCGTCAAATATAGTTCAAAATCAATACGGTCTGTCTGATTGCTGGTTTCAGCAAATACAATACTTAAGTACTTCAATAAAATACCAGAATATTATCAATTCACATATTACACTAATCTTCAAATATCACGCACCAAAGGTACCAACCAGAAATAGTGAAACAATCGAGCTGATAACCAAAATCAAAGCAAA
This region of Anguilla anguilla isolate fAngAng1 chromosome 5, fAngAng1.pri, whole genome shotgun sequence genomic DNA includes:
- the LOC118227634 gene encoding protein unc-13 homolog A-like; this translates as MYLLYIKVKRGELHGPPDEFNAYVTVKVRNLKTTTVPLRGNEPSWEQNYILEINDLEKSIFVEVWDKRLIWDVLLGSVCIPLSAVQHRTQEGPGQWWPLHSDVIMKGIEVCGVDSPAHHKIMLDIYDEMLTEIPEDKPQGPMQRSEGIPEVVSGEDGQHPQSTITSDNYENGTVGSLVCFAEEIPTEDQDSDYQVDPKNLLIAAGLGESLAPPGLTDTDITTRSEKETDLDCDHKGDREQHCSDLPPPHLIDSLVNSGACLTTACSQVIHDIGLSDACESSVLPGSDLNMETMTPSSSSDHSTWPSDSTVPCSQRDDSTCCSPASSGSSPTSRPLERSEEDADFISHEAPSQVKVENAVTLANSIPRRWTTVLHRLFSLAGVIRSKVCDTHLESPGYCDAEEDSKDATPSSLLQAVRL